DNA from Strix aluco isolate bStrAlu1 chromosome 26, bStrAlu1.hap1, whole genome shotgun sequence:
GCCAGGAGCTGACCATTTTAATTCAAGGTTTCCGAAACAGTCCGGAGGGCTGGAAGGCTGATGTGAAGGTTCAGCCACCCCACGGGGCATCTCTGGAAACGCTCCGGCAGCCGCAGCGCTCGCGCCGACCTGAGACAGGGGCGTTGGGGGGTCGGGGTGGAGCTGCACTGTTTGGCAGTGCCAGGATCACATGCCATTTTTTAACCTCCAAATAATGAATTTGACTCGTAGAAGgcgttttctcctttcttttcagaagtttttataAGTgatctgtttaattttcctccCCTGGTTATTGTGATCTTTAGAAGCCACATGAGCTTCCCAGTACTTTCTGTAGGCATTGATACACCCAGGAGCTGTTGATTGAAGCTCAACAAGGTAAATGTGGGTGTAATAACACCCAGTGGGTGTGAGCTGTAGACTGCCTAATTCAGACTGGAAATGAGGTGTGTTTTTGTAGAGTAAAGGTAGCTAAATCACCAGAACAATTTATTCAGGAGTCTCCATCTCCAAGACTTCACATGAAGACTGGACATCTTTCTAAAGAAACACATCATCATGATGTGTGGGTTTGGTACAAAGATTTTGGAGTGAGAATCCCAGATCCCTGCTGTGTAGAAAATCAGACTTGAAGACCACAACTGCCTTTAAATGAGAAATGAAGATTTTCATGGCAAAAAATCCCAGGTGAACACAGACCAGGATATCTCCCTGAATTGGGCTGTGGATTTGGGACATAATGTCCTTGGGTGGTATTTTTATGATGTCCGCACTGATCTCTTGGAAGATGGGGGATTTTGGAAGCACTGAAGGGAGCTGAAGGTGGAGTGATGAATTGACTGCAGGGAAAAATCAGTGTTTGTGGATAGAGAAGCGTTGTAGCCACATAAGACACATCTGATGGGAGCAGAAAGGAGCAGAGAGGTGTTCATGTGTCACGGGAAAAGCTTCTAGGTTGGGTACCAGCCCGAAGGCCACatcagaagagaaaggaagggaaccATCAGAGTGAAAATCGCTGTATATTTGTTTGATGTTGCCACAGAATGTAGCACTTCATGTATTGCAGAGGAATTCATCCCTTCCCGCAGACACCTTGGAGTATCAGAAAGGTGGAGATGATCCCGTAGTAACTTGAGAGTAGGAGCACCTAAGGGTGGCAGGGTGGCCTGGGTGGGtgcagggagctggcagagctgcggCGACCGGAGCAGCTCACTTGAGCTCTGCTGGATTCCCCACAGGAAAGGGCAAAAGTCTCCCGGGCTGGACGTGGTGTTTGGAGGCAGGAGGTGGCAGCGGTGCCAAGCGGAGCTGGTAAATAAAGAGCCGACTCACTCCGCTGGCACAATCCGTTTCGGTGCTTTAACTGGATCAGGTCAACAGGAAAGTGAGGTCATTGGAGGGTAGTGAAGGGCATGACAAACGACTGAAttttgaaaacataataaaaccCCTGAGCATGCTGCCATTCCTTGGGTGGGGAGGAGTGCTGCTGAGGGAACAGCACGATCTGTTCATTGGGAAGGGAGAGGGCTTGGgctaaaaaacagtgaaagaggatttaaaaataagtatgaaTGGTTGTGTAGAGGGAAAGTGGATGGCTTCCCCTTTGATGGAAAAAGTGAGGATTTTGAAACTTCTAAGTAGGAGCACAGGAGTATTTTTATACCAATGGCATTGAAAAGAGTTGCAAGTTGAGATCCAGCTCTGGTTAGAAACAAGGCATTAGCAGCCCGGAAGGATTTGTGTCCCCTCAAGGACTAGGTGGGATGGAAAGTGGCTCTCGCTCCATGTTTGGTCCAAACTCTTTCTGTCTGAGACAATGTTCCACGGGTGAGCGGGACTAAGGGGAAAATAGATCAGGTTTCCTGGTAAGCCTCCGCAAGCAGCCAAGAATCCTTCGTTTTGGTAACTTCCCAATAGAGGTttgcatggatttttttgttttttaagggtCAGGattgcagaaagcagcagctgatgaGAACTGTCCAAAAGCAGGATTTCTGTCCTGTGAACAACTCTGAGATTTCAACATTTCATTTcaggctgaaggaaaaaaaaaaaaaatctcaaaactttCCATGAGTTATTTAGAATACTTGCTTGGCTGTGTCAAAACTTTCCACTTCCATTATATCAAAATGTTTCATCTTGATCTTTATAGTATCTAAAATAATCACCCGAGCAAAATGCTTCCCCTATGGATACTGTCCAACAAGTATTTTGGTTGAGCTATTGTAAGAGCATGAAGGAGATCTTTGATATCAAACTGAAATGCTTCAGTTGTTTCTCATTGAAAACATTCCTGACATTGATCTGTGCCTGCAAAACTTAATCAAATAAGAGTTTTCTGCTGGAAAACTTCCACTGGAAGAATTTTGGCTAATACAGACGTAAGAACTTGTGAGCATTGCTCGCACCCCCGGGCTGAAGTTTGCTCCTATGTGTCCAATATGGTTGCGTTCCCTTTTTTGCTCATTTAAGTTTTATGGAGAAGGAGTGAAAGACTCGTAGGAGGGCTGGAGATGAGAGATCTGGAgatcagaagagagagaaataggaaAAGTTGTGCCTGGAAGGAAGAAGATATTCATGCATCACAGAGGAGCCAAAAGGTCATAAACCCAAagtgttattttccttttgtagATACTGTCAGACATGTGGGGAACCAACTGCTCTTAGGAGAATGTTGCCTTTCGGTCTCCTAGGAGTGTCGAGGAGCGAAGCTGCTGGCTCACGTGTCGTGTCAGGAATGTGTCTTGCACAACACCATGACTGGGGCACTCTGAGCTGGACAGGAAGACCTCTGCCTGGAGAACAGGCTGTTTACAAGCCGTAAAGACAAAGTCCACTCATCCAAGTGAAGAAGAGATTTTTCTAGAGAACTTTGGGAGGTCTGGCACAGCTGGAGCCAACTTCCAAAAACCGGTGTCAGGAGTAGCCTTGGGTCCAGGGAGCCAAATATTAAATGTGCCAACTTCTGCTGCATCCAGCACTGGGATGGCAGAGCCAGGGAGAGTCTGCACATGGGCACTTGTCCCTCGTCAGGAGCCTGTGACCCCCTGAGGCAGAGGCCGTGCTGCCAGGCCCCTGCCATCTGctcagcttctcctcctcctcctcttcccccttcccccagctcaCGAGGGTGCGACTTGTGACCTGCTGGGCAAGATCTACCACAACGGGGAGAGCTTCCAGCCCACCTGCAAGCTGCAGTGCATCTGCATGGACGGGGCCATCGGCtgcatccccctctgctccgaCGACCTGCGGCTGCCGTCCCCCGAGTGCCCCAACCCCCGGCGGGTGAAATTTCGCAATAAGTGCTGCGAAGAGTGGATCTGCGAGGAGGGCAGCGAGGAAAACCGCTTCGAAACAGCCATGGCGGGTGAGTGGTGGGCAGAGGTGATGGGGCTGGGAGCTGGTTGCTGGGGGATAGGGGTGGATCCAAACTGCCTTTGGACTGGGGCCCTAAGTCACACCTGGTTTGGAACTGGTGCTGGCTGCTCACTTTGTGCACTGGGAGGGGCTACTCCAGACCCGTTTGGGTGAGACCTCAGTGATGCTGGGGGGAGGCTCGCGCACCCTCGGGTACCGCAGCAGAACTGGCTGGAGCTGGGCTGAGGTAGGAAACTGCCCCGTGCTTGATGTGTGCTCCTTCTGCTGAGAGGCTGAGGAGCTCACGGGATGGACCAGACCTTTGCTGCTGTCCCTGAGGAGTTAGACCAAGTTGGGAGCGGCCATGGAGCTGCCACACTTTGTCCCAAGCCCTGAACCTTGCCTTGTGTCTCTTCGGCGTGGCTCAGTTTTCAGGGAGGATCCAGCACACAAACCGGAGCTGAATAACCTGCAGGAGAACTGCCTGGTGCAGACCACCGAGTGGAGCGCGTGCTCCAAGAGCTGCGGCATGGGCATCTCTGCCCGAGTAACCAACGACAACCCCCAGTGCCGCCTGGAGAAGGAGACCCGGCTCTGCATGGTCCGGCCCTGCGACTTCCCCGTGGAGAAAACCAAGGTACTGGGTGCGGGGACACAACACCCTGGATGCCAGGGGTGGCCTGGGTAGGTGCTTGTCGGGCACGAGCCTGTCTCACGGGGTTTGCTCTGCGCTTCTACTTTTTCTGCGTCCTATCGCCCGGTGATGGAGACAGAGCACAGGCCTGCGTGGACCTTTTGTCTGATTGCCCTTGTTAACCCGTCTGCTCTCTCCCTAGAAGGGGAAGAAGTGTGTGCGGACCCCAAAGCCACGCCAGAGCCTCCACTTCGAGTTTTCGGGCTGCACCAGCACCCGTTCCTACCGGCCCAAGTTCTGCGGCAGCTGCACGGACGGCCGCTGCTGCACCCCGTACGTCACCAGCACCGTGGAGGTGGAGTTCCGCTGCCCCGAGGGGGACTTCTTCCAGCGGAAGATGATGTTCATCAAGATGTGCTCCTGCCACTACGACTGCCCCCGAGACAACGACATCTTCCTGGCCACGTATCACAGGAGGATGATTGGAGACCACGTCAAGACAGAGAGGCAGTAGCCCTCTCCGTGCCACATCCACAGGCCAAGGTGTCAAGAGGGCTCTGCAGCGCTTTCGTGGCTGCGTCCCGGGACAATGCAGCCTCTTCCCCCTCTGTGAGGGGCTGTGCTCTTCAGAACAGCACGGTTTGCCACCAGTGGGCCCAGTGGCTTTCCTAACAAGCTGAGGTGCGTGGGGGAACAGCCCCCTTTGCCCCAGGCTCTGACCTTCACCCGTGGGGGTGCGAAGGTCAGTGAAGGAACCAGAAACAGGCTTGAGCTGCAAACTTGATCCATGTTCCCGCTGGCCAGATGGGAGAGTGGATCAAAGCCGTGTGGCTCCAGCCTGTCTCCAGCTGAGACCACAGCGGGTACAACTCCCCGTGGCCACTGGCCTGCCAAAACCATGGGACAGGGCAAGTCCGGGAGGCCTGAGCTTAAGCCGAGCTCTGGAACCTGCTTTCCAGCAGAGCAGGGCTCCGCTGCGTGTTGATGCGAAGCTTCTCGGTGAGGAAAGTGGTCCTGGCCCTGTGCTGGGCTCCTGCTgtgtttttcaattatttttggcTAATTGGATCCAACAAGTTGGCAAAAGCTCTTCCCCATCCTTGTGCCCACCTTTCACCCTCCCACGTGCTCTCCCGCTGGCAGCTCTGTTCCGGATCCCTTTGCTCCTGGAGAGGCCGGATCATCTGCTGGGCGACCCCTTCTCCGGGCAGCTCAAGGCtgggatgtctttttttttccccattaaattCTTTTTAGCTTGGGGTGCCAGTGAGGGTGCCAGCGAAGACAAGGAAACAGCGAGTTGTGTAGTGCCGCTGCAGGAGATGGAGCGTGGCTCAGGCCTCCTCCAGAAGATCTGAGCCCAGGAAGGAGTTTCTTCACAGAAGAAAGGATTTGGCCAGGCTGTAGCTTTGCCCCTGGCACTGGCGGGGAATGTCCCTGGGACCTGTTTCAGACCCGAGGAGCTCTTCCAGCGTGAAATGGGGCTGAGCCAGGCTGCCAGGCTGAAACGTGTTCCCTGCGGGTGCTGCTCCTGGCAGATTTTGGTGCCATGATGAGCACGTCCTGTTGTCCCTTTCGATAATCTCTTCAGAAACGGCTcctgggtgggagaggggctggacTCCTCCGGCTCACACATCCACAGTGGGGCTGCAGCTCTGTTTCGGCTCCAGAGTCTTTCCTGGTGGGTCAGAAGTTGGAGGAACGCAGTTCAGCTCTGGTCTCCCGGGGGAGTTTAAGGCACCTGCAAGAGAAATGCCCATATTTGTAAATGGAGCAGATCCTGTCTGGAGTCCCCGGGGCAGTAGCACAGGGAGCTGCATggtgctgggctctgcagcagtGGGATTCCCTTCTTGCCAAATCTGCCGTTAAGGACGTGCCGAGTGCTGGCCCACAGCTCCGGGAGAAGCCACCGGCCCAGGAGCCGTCCCGTAAGGCCCCAGCCcggctggagcagcagctccaCGGTATCTCTGAACTCTTACCAGTTGTGCTGATTTTTAGCAGAAACATCCCCCTGAAGGGCCTGATCTCGTTCCTTTAACCTTCCCTGCCTTTCACCACGGGAAATCACGACGAATTCCTGTCCCGgccgggcaggagcaggggccaCGCTGCAGCACCGAGGCTTTACCCCACCACATCTCCCAGCCCAAAGCAGAACGTGGTGCCGGAGGATCATCCCCGCCGTCAGCAGACGCTGCCCCGCAGCCCGTCGCTCCGCCCCAACGCCAGCCCGGGGCCTGGGGctcctctcagccttctcttttcttACTCTCTCAGCCTGCGGAAGCTCGTGAGCCTTCAGCCTCCTGTAATCAATTTGAACTGTAAATAATTTATCTGatgttgtttcttgtttttttaagGGCCTCTGTACAGTTCTTGTATCCTTTTAGCACAACCTTGCTCGGGGCCTTTTCTGCCCTTGCCCTCCAGGTCTGCTCTGAACTTTTCTCCTGCCGTTTACACAGTTTCTGAGTTTAAACTACGCTGAGGTTGCACTTTACTCAACGCTAATAAATATCGCTTTATTTTTTAGATCCCTGGCAGCATCCCTCTGTGCGAggctcctgcctgccttcccctccagcctttccccagtgccaccagcctACTGGGACCAGCACTGAGGGCTGGgtgtggaggggaggggggtctCGGGGGGGGCCCTGTTCCACATCCCAAACAGCAGCGGGGCTGGTGTTAGTGTCTCACTCTGCAGCCCACAaactgcagctcctgctctggggagggggtgacaagcagagctgccccccccccccccacctgcttAAGAACCCAGAAATCCTTAATACCGGGTTTAAAATAACCCTGGGAGCAGATGTGAGAAGTCGGCGATAACGGGGCCAGAACACGAGGGGCTTTGCGGTGGCTTAACAGCTTACGGCTTCATCCCGCTCTCATCACATTAGCCAGGGGCTCCCCCCTCGGCGGGGGCCAGAGGCTCTTCCTCCCCCCAaaaccttcctcctcctcggggAAGGCTTAGGGctccctggggagaggcaggggaCGGAGGGGGGGACACCACAAGCGCCTGAGCGGGAGCTGCGGGGGTCGAGAGCCAGAGCCCGGCGGCGCAGGATCCTCAGCCctgggggaggcggcggggaggggacacGGTGACGCTCCCGGCCGGTGGCCCCGGGGCGGTGGCACCAGGCAGCGCCCTGAGGGGACACCCTGTCCCCCGGGTGGGTGCCGTGGGGCGCAGGCCTTGCCCTGCCCCTggggaacggggcggggggggtggcgAGGGGAGCACccgcctcctccagcccagccccgggcacgCGATGTCACCGCCGGGCCACCACCGGGCCACCGCCGCGgtgaggagggcaacgaggcccTCGGTGCTGGCGACGGGGCCCAATTCCAGCCCGACCCCCCTCCCCGGTGGTGTCGCGGTCCCCGGGGAGCCCCGCTCCCCCCTTGTCGCCCGCGGCCGCCGCCTGCGCGGCCCCGATAGCCCGGGCGTGTCCCCGCGGGGCTGAGACCggccccggggcgcgggggggcgcgggggggagcgggggggggcccggccccgcgccgcccttATCGGCCCCGGGCACGCCGCAACCTCCCCGGGGCGGGCGCAGGACGGGGGCTCCCCCAGCGGCTCCAGCccccgggcagggagggggtttttcccctgaaaaaaaggtaaaaaaaggagACAGGTGAAAATGAGCATTAAAATCTAAAACAGACCCAATTCTGCCggttttgggggggatttgggaCAGCACCGGCCGtgccccgggggcagcgggggaCCCCGACACGCTCGGGGGTGCCCACGGCGCGTGGGGAACCCGCGGGAACACTTTCTCCTTATAAGGCGTGGTGACGTCACGGCGGCGCTCGGAGGCCAGCGCTGAGGTCACGCgccccccgcggcgggaggggatggggggggggggggagctcctCGCCCCGCCCCTTCGCCCACCGTGACGTCACAGCGTCACCTGTCCGCCCCGCCCACTgcagcgccgcgccgccgccggccccgccccccccgcgccgctgACGGGCGGCGGTGGCAGCCAGTgggcgcggccggcggggcgggaggggcggggcgcgCGCTGACGTCAGAGGGGGCGGGGCCTGCAGTGCAGGTGGTAGCAGCGcggtgcggagcggagcggcggccccggcccgggtaAGCGGGGGGGATACCGGGACCGGGGGGGCCTGGCGGGCTCAGGGCAgtggtggggcggggggggctgcaggggggtcacgggggggcttggggggccCATAGTGGGGTCAGACCGGTTATGGGGTGGGGAGGGCTCTagggggggctgtggtggggtcAGACCGGTTATGGGGTtgggggggttatggggggaTTTGGGGCTCCCTAGAGGGGCCTGTAGTGGGTCAGTCCTGTTATGGGGGGGTTATAGGAGGATTCGGGGTGCTCTGGGGGCACGTGGGGGGGTTACGAGgggacatggggtgggggggcagtgGGGTCACGCTAGAGGTGGGGTGAGGGGAGCCGGGGGGAGCCAGAGGGGTCGAGCTAGATGTGAGGTGCTTTAGGGTGCTCTGGGGTTTAGGGGGGGTGCGGCTGGGTGGGGGGACACCCAGTGAGtgaggtgtggggcaggggggttaTGGAGAAATGGGGGGTGTCCTGTGGCTGGGGGAGACCAGGGGGCACCCGCAGTGGTGTCAGGAAGCGTATGGGGCAGAAGGGGAGATGTGGGGTGCTCTGGGGCGGTGAGAGGGGGCCCAGCGGGGTCAGGCTGGCTGTGAGGGAAATGTGGGGGGAACGGGGTGCACTGGGGCTGTAGCAGGGACCctgagtggggctggggggaggatatggggtggggagggctgggggggggcccaCAGTGGGCTCAGGCGCAGGAGGTGATGGGGCGCAGAGGGTGTTGGGGGCCCTGCCCCGCGGGGGGGATGCCAGCCCCAGAACTGGGGTGCTTTTCCTCCCGTAGCGTTGTTCCTGCTGGTGCCGCAGAGGCAAAAAGGTGGGTGCAGCCTCGGGGAGTtgggtcccccccagccccgcaccccACGGTCATGGCAGCAGCGCTGGTCACCCCTCCCTGGGGTGGCATCAGGGTCTGGCACCAGTTTCCCAGAGGCGTTGGGTGCTGGTGGGGTTTCCAGCCCAGCCAcgctcctgcccctctctccaaGACGTCGCCTGCACCCGCCGAGACGGTTCCCGAAGCCGGTGGCCGAGCAGCGGAGCCCTGGCGACCGCCTCGTCCCATCGGTACCTGTCCTGGCGCTCGACCGGGCACCGCTCAAACCTTGCCACCGACTCTTCCGTGCCGTTCCCCCCACGCAGCAGCCGGCCGGGGCGTTTGTCTTGCCACATCCCCTTTTAGACGGGGCTGTTTTTGCGCTGATGTCGCAACCAGAGGAGCGTGCGGTGGGACTCGGTGTCCCCAGAGGTTCCTGCAATCTCTTCCCTTTCTGAATGTCACCCAACCCGCAGCCGTAGCGGGATGAGGGGTCGCTGAACCTGCTCGGTAGTCCGTGCCGTGGGTTGTGCCGGGGGCTTCTGCCTGCCCCGGTGGGCTCGGGGTGCCGCGGGGTCCGAGCCGCTGTCCGGAGTCGCGGGGGCCAGCGGCTATCTTTAGGGCTGTGTTGCAACGGAGGGGTGTGCCTTGGCTCGGCGCTGCCGCCAGCCGCCTCCTCGCCCCAGGATTGATTTACGCCGAGGCTCCCGCGTGGGGAAAAGTCAACATTTGCTCTGTAGTTTGCGGGAGCGGGTGTTGGGGTGCCCTGTCCTCCGCGGGGTCCGTggcggggctgtggggctggTCTAAGGTCGGGcggtgctggcagctgcctgcagcgggGTCATTGCCAAGGCTGCTGGCCGGCCCTGCCAGCCCGggcgggcagcaggcaggggctgacGTCAGGCAAGGTCAGGCTGCGCAGAGGCGTGCGCAGAGCACCAGCGGCCCCCCAACACCCTCGCCCGTGCTCGGCCACCGCCCGGCAGCGGGACCGGGTGAGCCAGAGCAAACGGGAAGGCTGATGGTGCAAATAAATCTCTGCTGCCCCGTGGGAAAGGAGCCGCCCTGGGGTGCGGGAGCAAGGCAGGTTCTTGCAACGTGCACCCCAAAACCCGCTCCACCCCTCCGCTGCTCCCTTCCGAAGGCTTTAACCCCGGGAGAGCCGGGGTCAGGGCTGCCAGCGGCACCACGCACGCTCCCCTCCGCATCCTCCTTCTGCCAGAGTAACCCGGTTAGTCTGTGGGAGTAACTTGCACCCGCGCCAGAGCTTTGGGTGACACGGGACTGAGGTTCCCTGTTCTGCCTAATCCTTCCTCCACAGTCGTTGCCCAGCTCGTGCTAAATGTGCCCGTGGGTGATGCAGCTACCCCGTGCCTGTCTCTGAAAGGAGGCAACGAAAACTTGAGGAGCAGTTTGTGTCCCCCCCGGGTGCGTGGCTCCTCTCCGGGCGCCGGGGCGTGTGTAGACGTGGGTCCCCCCCAGCCCGTGGCGGCGCTGGCGCTGGCAATCCCTCCCGTTTCTCGCCCGAAACGGGGCACGTGCCGCTTCTGCGTGTCGTGATGGTAACGGCGAGTCAGCGGCAGCGAAAAAGTTCATCCGTGCATCAAACTGCTTCCCCGTGGTCGTGCTCAAGCTGTtctgcgggcggcgggggcctTCCCCATCGCTGCGCTTGGCTTTGCCTTGCGCTGAAGAGAAACTTCGGGCCTTCTCCAGAGGGTTTGAAACCCtgccgaggagagaaagtgcctTCTCATCCGCGGCGGTGCGGCTCTGCCCAGGCTCTCCTCCCGACGCGCAGCCTGGCAGTCGCTGGAATTGCCGGCAGCCGCATCTCTCCGCACCGTGCGTCCTCCCCGGGCTGGCACCGTCCTTTGGGAGCTGGCGGTGGGGGAAGATCGCCCGGAGGGTAAGCAAAGCGTCAGTCGTTCTCCGAGGGTATGTCACTGATTTAATATATAACGAAGCTTTTTCTGAGCTCCCTCCGCAGGCGTTCCCCggggaggagagcagctgcagacGGTCCCTACCCCAGAGGGCAGGTATCGTCCTTTCTGTGTTCCCAGCTGCGGGAAGAGGCTCGAGGACGCAGTGGCTGGAAGTTTGGGGTCCAAATTGGCTCTTGGCCACTCTGGCTGCTGCGGGCTGGAGGTGTGGGAGCTGGCCGAGGCGTGGGAGCTGGCTAAAGCGTGATTCGGGTGGCGGGGGGGGACTCACCCGTTGGCAGCCTGGAGATTTCTCTTCCAGTGAGCTGCCTGGGAAGGCTGGGGATGTGTTGGTTGTCCCTTTTATGCGTTTTTCTTCACCTTGTGATTTGTGCCAGGCTCGGAGTCAGGCTTCACGGGAAGGGCTGCAGCCACCGGTGTGGGACTGCAGCCGGCGCGTGGGGACGACCCCTCTGAGCAGACTCACAGGCTGGATGCTCCACCGAGGCCGTGGTGGTTCTGGTGGCTCTCGGGGTCCCTCACGCCGGGAGGTTGGGGCTGTGCTGAGCCGTGCCGGACCATTCCTGGTGGTGAGcacagccaggctgggctggTGGACCGGCCGGCCTGCGCGTTTGTCCCCACTAGAGGCTGCTGATGATCAGAGCATTTTTCCTCCCCTGGCTCTGACAGAGCAGCGGGGTCTTGAATTTGCAGGGCTGAGCATCCCGGCCTGAGCTTTTCCTGCTGATTCACCCTGGAGACAGCAGCGGGCTTTCCCCGGCAGCAACGGGGTTCAGGGGGCACATCTGCTCCCCTGCCAGGCCCACAATAGATCTCCCCGCTTCATTAGGTCTTAATTAGGCAAATGCAGCGGGACAGTGTGCGAGGCCATTGCCAGGGGACACAGATTGTGCGTGGAGCCGGGCACCGGGGATGGCAGCTCCCCTCCCGCCTGCCTTGGGAGTGCCGACGGGGCTCCtgagaattagtaagggacatcaacttatatatacataaattatatatattgaTTAGATTttctggaaaggggtgtcttatgataatgagttcctggaattcatttataTAGTCTGAgtatgcatagtaaaaatagagtgagggtcttcagtGGTTAAGGCAAGAAGTAAGTtgtcttcttcacggtgttcaCTAGCTGACTCTTTCCAGAGCGTGTGTTGTGAAGTAAAGTCTAGGTGTCTTCTTAAATTAGTAGAATCATCTtccctataatagggtctctgtgtcccTCTGTTCGAGTCCCTTTATCTTAGTTTTTTTATTCTAGTTGTCCAAGTGTCTATTAAAGGCCTTGAGTTTGCTATCAGTGATTTTTGTAGGGAGCCTAAcaagcatttaaattttatttaaatagacaAAAAGGCTTAAGGAAACAGttgaaatgaagcaaaacacgAGCagagctttgaaacaaatgaagtaaaacacaagcaaagctttcatatgtcacagtttagtcttaataattgtcagaaattcattcgTTTGAGCCCTTTCAGCGGGATGAGTTCAGCCTCTCGCATTGTTTTCCCAGAGGATGTGTGCGCAGCGATAGCTGCTTCACCCCCCTGGCGTATCCCAACTGGCAGAAAAGCCAAGGATTAGTTGAGTGATGGAAGGGAGAATTCACCACTGGGCAGGATGGTTAGTCTGGAAAACAAACCCAGACCCTGGGAGGATGATTAATCACATAACAATTAGGCGTAAAATGAAAGGCAGTTGCTGCTGCGTGGCAATAGCTGCAGTGGAAGGTGCCTGGGAAGGAATTTGTGGTGTTGCACAAGACCCCGGTGCCTTGGGTACAGGCAGTGCCGGGAGGGCAACGCGGTGCCAGCTGGCTCCGGCACCCAGCAGGCAGCGAGGCTTCCCCGACAATGGCAGAGCGGCGCTTTACATAATCTGGGACTTGCAAAACAAGCTTGAAGGTCTGGAAAATCCTCCTGCTATTGTTGGTGCTCAAAGTTTGCTGAATTTCCTGGTTTGATCTGCGggtctggtttttgttttgggacGGCAGTGGGGAAACATGCGCCTcgcacagagaaaagaaaagggcGTTTGTGGCGTTTAATCCACGCCCGCTCCTTAGATGAAACTATTTTTGTGGCTCACAAG
Protein-coding regions in this window:
- the LOC141934966 gene encoding CCN family member 2-like isoform X2, whose product is MESVEPQACTYPCQCPSQPLQCPAGTSHVLDACGCCKVCARQLGELCSLQKPCDHHKGLYCDFSKIHRGSGICLAHEGATCDLLGKIYHNGESFQPTCKLQCICMDGAIGCIPLCSDDLRLPSPECPNPRRVKFRNKCCEEWICEEGSEENRFETAMAVFREDPAHKPELNNLQENCLVQTTEWSACSKSCGMGISARVTNDNPQCRLEKETRLCMVRPCDFPVEKTKKGKKCVRTPKPRQSLHFEFSGCTSTRSYRPKFCGSCTDGRCCTPYVTSTVEVEFRCPEGDFFQRKMMFIKMCSCHYDCPRDNDIFLATYHRRMIGDHVKTERQ
- the LOC141934966 gene encoding CCN family member 2-like isoform X1 translates to MSGNLGTVTWTLFLLLLAPGWVEPQACTYPCQCPSQPLQCPAGTSHVLDACGCCKVCARQLGELCSLQKPCDHHKGLYCDFSKIHRGSGICLAHEGATCDLLGKIYHNGESFQPTCKLQCICMDGAIGCIPLCSDDLRLPSPECPNPRRVKFRNKCCEEWICEEGSEENRFETAMAVFREDPAHKPELNNLQENCLVQTTEWSACSKSCGMGISARVTNDNPQCRLEKETRLCMVRPCDFPVEKTKKGKKCVRTPKPRQSLHFEFSGCTSTRSYRPKFCGSCTDGRCCTPYVTSTVEVEFRCPEGDFFQRKMMFIKMCSCHYDCPRDNDIFLATYHRRMIGDHVKTERQ
- the LOC141934996 gene encoding uncharacterized protein LOC141934996, with translation MCPWTWVPPSPWRRWRWQSLPFLARNGARAASACRDGNGESAAAKKFIRASNCFPVVVLKLFCGRRGPSPSLRLALPCAEEKLRAFSRGFETLPRRESAFSSAAVRLCPGSPPDAQPGSRWNCRQPHLSAPCVLPGLAPSFGSWRWGKIARRVSKASVVLRGYVTDLIYNEAFSELPPQAFPGEESSCRRSLPQRAGSESGFTGRAAATGVGLQPARGDDPSEQTHRLDAPPRPWWFWWLSGSLTPGGWGCAEPCRTIPGGEHSQAGLVDRPACAFVPTRGC